DNA from Aliarcobacter butzleri:
TATTCCTATTTTTGTCATTAAAATCATCCTAATTTTTTAAAGTTTTGATTATATCTAAAGTTTAATTACAATCTTTGTGCGTGAGTTAATGCAATTGCGATTGCATCAGTAATATCAAGTGGTTTTATCTCTTTTTTTACATTTAAAAGTCTTTTTACCATAAAAGCAACTTGTTCTTTTGTTGCTTTTCCATTTCCAGTAACTGCTTGTTTTACTTGAAGTGGAGTATATTCACTAAAATTTCCAAACTCTTGTAAAATCTTCAAACTAATTGCTCCTCTAAATTGAGCTAGTTTTATAACTGTT
Protein-coding regions in this window:
- the ruvC gene encoding crossover junction endodeoxyribonuclease RuvC; this translates as MKILGIDPGTRNCGYAIVEKNGRDLKLIEAGLIKIKTKILQEQIVEMTEGLDLLFKNHKIDQVSIEDMFYAFNPKTVIKLAQFRGAISLKILQEFGNFSEYTPLQVKQAVTGNGKATKEQVAFMVKRLLNVKKEIKPLDITDAIAIALTHAQRL